The Dehalococcoidia bacterium genome includes a region encoding these proteins:
- a CDS encoding class I SAM-dependent methyltransferase: protein MGSATIQGQLWGARAQDWATYVEQVCLPLFGAALDAARVTSGTRLLDAGCGAGLLALLAHLRGAQVTALDASPGLLAIARQRVPAADVREGDLEDLPFADASFDAVTAVNSVFYAEDMTAAMRELVRVVRPGGRVVVTAWGPPQRCEFLTAVMPALGPLMPPPPPGAPPPHPGALSEPGALAALLEGAGLHVVEEGEVACPFVFTSTEASWRGNASAGVNQAAIAHSGEEAVRTVYANADRAHMRPDGSIRYENVFLWVAGERP, encoded by the coding sequence ATGGGAAGTGCAACGATTCAAGGTCAGCTCTGGGGGGCGCGTGCTCAGGACTGGGCCACCTACGTGGAGCAGGTGTGCTTGCCGCTTTTCGGTGCGGCCCTTGATGCCGCCCGCGTGACCTCTGGCACGCGCCTGCTTGATGCCGGCTGCGGCGCAGGACTCCTCGCGCTGCTGGCTCACCTCCGCGGTGCGCAGGTGACCGCCCTCGACGCCTCGCCGGGGTTGCTGGCCATAGCTCGGCAACGTGTGCCCGCTGCCGATGTGCGGGAAGGTGATCTGGAGGACCTGCCCTTCGCCGACGCCAGCTTCGACGCGGTCACGGCGGTGAACAGCGTCTTCTATGCCGAAGACATGACTGCTGCCATGCGTGAGCTCGTCCGCGTCGTGCGGCCCGGCGGGCGGGTCGTCGTGACCGCTTGGGGACCGCCGCAACGGTGCGAGTTTCTGACTGCCGTGATGCCAGCGCTCGGGCCGTTGATGCCACCCCCGCCGCCGGGCGCACCACCTCCGCACCCGGGTGCCCTGTCCGAGCCTGGAGCGTTGGCGGCTCTCCTAGAGGGTGCTGGCTTGCACGTTGTTGAGGAAGGGGAGGTCGCCTGTCCCTTTGTATTTACCAGCACTGAAGCATCGTGGCGCGGGAATGCGAGCGCGGGCGTGAACCAGGCGGCCATCGCGCACAGTGGGGAAGAGGCAGTGCGGACTGTCTACGCAAACGCCGACCGAGCCCACATGCGCCCCGACGGGAGTATCCGCTACGAAAATGTCTTCCTTTGGGTGGCGGGCGAACGGCCGTAG